TGACGTTCGAAAACGGATGCCTGCGATGTGGACACCCGAATACCCGAGCGCATGGCATCATAGAGAACCGACGGGGCCAGACAGGTTTCCGGCAGGCACTGTTTCCCGATGACGATATAACTGTCCAGGAGGCTCACATCCATCAGGGCTGCTTCCTCACGTGTCAGGGAACCGGCTGCGTCCGTCATGATATGCACGGAATCGTCCCTTCCCGGTCGGTTGAAATTCGCGGTTTGACGGTAAAGATCGTCCTCGGCCCAGCCAAGAATTTTCCCCAGGGGACGCAACCGGGAGCGAACCTCCTCCAGGTCGTGTGTGTGGAGATGGATTTTCAGACATTTGCCCCGTCGACTGACGACAATGGACTCCCCCGGCAGGGACGGACGCGCCTCCGCTTGATGCGCATCCCCGCCGGTTTCAATCATCACATCCACACAATAGCCCCGTTCCGGTTCATCGCAATAGGATGGCGAGAGACGCACAAGGTCGCCGAAGGTCTCCGTAACAGACCGGACAACTGGAGCGCCACCGGCATACACCGGCATAAACCCCTCAAAGAACAGGTACATACCCAAAGCCCCCGCATCGACAACCCCCGCCCGCCGCAATTGCGGCTGCTGCGTGATCGTTGCCCGAACCGCGTCCTCGAGGCGGATCCGCAGACCCGAAAG
This genomic window from Deltaproteobacteria bacterium contains:
- a CDS encoding DAK2 domain-containing protein, with protein sequence MNDTFRQALVAGYECLAAWADLLDRINVFPIADGDTGRNLVISLSPLRGPERDISELRKELLRSARGNSGNIASAFFRCFLTGDNADQLPDAVRRGRDEAWRSVPDPRPGTMLTFFDTLTECFQKPWSGETLSGLRIRLEDAVRATITQQPQLRRAGVVDAGALGMYLFFEGFMPVYAGGAPVVRSVTETFGDLVRLSPSYCDEPERGYCVDVMIETGGDAHQAEARPSLPGESIVVSRRGKCLKIHLHTHDLEEVRSRLRPLGKILGWAEDDLYRQTANFNRPGRDDSVHIMTDAAGSLTREEAALMDVSLLDSYIVIGKQCLPETCLAPSVLYDAMRSGIRVSTSQASVFERHQHYTNVMGRHERVLYLCVGSAYTGNYETAVAWKKTTTPKTG